The Paenibacillus yonginensis genome segment GGGGAACCGTGACTTCTTTGTACAACAGCATGCGGTTTATAGGGGTATCGTTTGGGCCTCCGGCTGTATCGCTGCTTGTAAATACGAGTCACAGGGTGATGTTTTTTGTGATTGCAGGTATTTCTTTGGTCGCGTTTGTGCTTATTCTGTTTGCGGTTAGACCCAAACCGGAGAAGAAGGAAGGCGGAGGACAAATCCCGCGCCCCGCTCCTTCGGGTTAATCTTAAACAGCTGGATGAGAGATCAGCCAGCTGTTTTTCTTTGTCCGCCCGGGATTAAAATCGTTAAGGCATAAAAAAACAGTTTTGCGGCCCGTCTGCTTTTGGTATGATAATACAGGCAAGTTTATTCTACGGCTCCGCTTCAATTTCGGCAGACGGCTGCCCTACATATGGTAGCTCCCGGAGGGAGCGTTAAGTACCCATTCCAGCATCAGTATCATATCGTCCAGACGTTCCAGCTGAGATTGCAAAGAAGGACGCTGGGATTCCTGGTCCGGCTGCAGCTGTGCAAGCCGGTCTTCTAGACGTTTCTTTTGCATAGCGAGTTCGTTGATTTTGGATTTAATTTGTTGTTCGGTTCTCATGGGTCACCTCATCGTTTCATTATCATCAATGATTATATCAATTGGCGGGCGAAAATAACATGGACCTGCAAGTATCGTGGAGGGTAAAAGACATGAATGGAAAACAAGCGGCGGGTTATCGCGCAGTCGAATGGGTGAAACCAGGCATGACGGTCGGGCTCGGAACGGGCTCTACGGCCTACTGGGCCATCCAGCGTATTGGAGAACGCGTAAAGGAAGGTTTGGAGATCAAGGCAATCGCCACTTCCAAGGCTTCCGAGAAGCTGGCCAGAGAATTAAATATTCCTTTGTTCGAAGCAGCGGATATTCCGCATATTGATCTAACGATTGACGGCGCGGATGAGGTGGATCCGCAAATGTGCCTGATCAAGGGCGGCGGCGGCGCGCTGCTTCGCGAGAAGATGGTCGCCTTGAAGAGCGACAAGCTGATCGTTGTTGCCGATGCCAGCAAAGATGTCCCCGTGCTGGGGATCTTTAAGCTGCCGATCGAGGTGGTTCCGTTCGCCTGCGAATGGACCTTAGAACATTTACGGAAGCAATATGACGTCCCTATGGAGTTCCGCCAACAGGACGGAAGTATTTATGTTACGGATAACGGCAACTATATTGTGGATGCTTCTTTTGGTAGAATTACAGATCCGGAGAAGCTGGCAGCTGAATTGAAGGCCATGACCGGTGTAGTTGACCATGGTCTGTTCGTCGGCATAGCCGAAACGGTAGTGCTTGGCAACGAAGACGGAACGGTAACCGTTCGCACCAGATAAAGGGAGACGGAAGAGTTTTTCTTCGTTCCGGGTAACATGATAAAATGAATAAGTAGTTTGCAATTTGCCATGAAGGATTAAAAAAACAGGGGGGATTCTTGTGCTGATTGATGCGAAACGAGACTTTGGTCTTGATCATTCCGAGGTCACGGAACTTCTGGAATTGGCTGTGCATGAGGACGAAGAAGCTTTGGCGGCTGCCAAGGCCCTGTATCAAGCCGAGGATAACGGTTATCTACTTCGCCTGTATCAGGAAGAAGGGGAAACGCTGGGTTTGATCGGGTTTCATATGGATCCGGAATCAGGCACGCTGACCATTCAGCACATCTGCGTCTTTCCCGAATATCGCAACCAGGGTTTTGGCCGTGGTTTAATATTGGAAGCTTTGATGGAGCAGTCGCCTGATACCATTAAAGCTGTAGTGGATGAAGAAGCAGCTGATTTTTATCGCAATATCGGATTTATTGTTACCAGCCATGGCGTCACTGCCTCGGGAGATGAACAGTTCTTGTGTGTCTACCATGCGGTGGAAAGGGAAGACGAGTTTTAAATTCCTGACAGGATTTATATCTAGGCAGGTATTATATAAGAAGCCGGCGGAGAGAACCGCCGGCTTCTTTGTCAGTACGCCCAGTATGGGCGCCATCTCTTGGGTGAATTGAAGTTTGATTATGAAGTTCGATGGGTTTCGTTCTACTGCAATTCCGTTTGCAATTCCGATTCCAATTGCACTTCTATTGTATTTCTGCGGCGCTTCTATAACGAGATTTTCTTGAGGTAGCTTCGCAGAGCAAACCCGCGTTCCTGGCGTTTCTTGTATTTCGGAAGCTGTCTATAAATCAGCAGGGCTTCCTCATAAGCGGATTTGGCGTCTTCCTTCCGTTCTAATCCCTGATAAAGCCGGCCGAGCAAATAATAAGCTTCAATGGAAGAGGATTGGATGCCCCGGAACTGTTCCGCATAATGCAGCGCTTTGGCCGGAGCTTCATTTCGAAAAGCCGATGCGAGCTTCAGATAGGGCTGGCCATACTGGACGCGCTCATTGAGTCCAAAAGCTTTCAGAATTCGCTGCTCTCCCTCCTCCAGCTGTCCCACTCCCAGTGAAGCCAGGCCGTAATCCGCCCAGAACTCCGCAGATTCCTCCGAATAAGCCAGGCTTTCGTCCAGGAGACGCATAGCTTCCCTGTATCGTTTCTGTTCTATCAGCAGGCGGGCTAGCTCGCGTTTGGAAGAGACGTCAAACGGGCTGGCTGCGATTTGTTGACGGAGCTTGGTTATATGGCGCCGCCGTTTGAACGGCTTGGTCAGACTGGGGAAGATGCCGACAAACCGTCTGTCCAGCAAATATACAACGATAAGAAGCACTAAAATAGCGAGCAAAGGATTACCTAATATTCGCCATAAAATAAAAAAAATAAACAGCTTGCCCATGACGACCTCCAAACTGACACATTTGGGGCCATTATACCATATTTTGAAAGCTGGCACCCGGCGAACGCACAAAATCCGGATCGTTGGATCGGGCAAGCTCGTTTTATGAAGAATAAAATTCTTCCTGTCATGGAAGATTAAACGAAATCCATGCATTTGTAGTGTCTCCTTTGTCTTCATTTTGAAATAACTTGATTATTTTAAAGGAAAGCTTTTTATTGTGTATAATATATAAATAACTTTAAAACGATAGCTGCCTAGCTATGATTAGCGGTCCAGGAAGAGAAATCCAATGGATTTCTTGCAGCTGCAGCATGTTCAAACCGCGGCCAGGCTTGAGCATATGACCAAAGCAGCAGAGGTGCTGCACGGCCTTTTGAAGGAGATGAACCGGCGGTCATCGCAGTCTGGTGGTGAATAGGGATTAAGGGTTGCTTGTGTACCGGCCATGTCGGTAGAGGAGATTATGCTCCAGTCCACCGCAAGGCTGTGTATCTCCTCTCCCCAGCCTCGGCGGGCGATCCGGCTGGTTTAAAGGCAGCGGTTCGGTATAAAAGAATAAGAATGTTGCAGGCAGGGTAATAACATAAGGGCTAGGTTCGAAAGGAGTGTAAAGCATACCAATGTACACTTTGGTTTTGTTAAGACATGGGGAAAGCGTATATAACCAGGGGAACCTGTTCACCGGCTGGACGGACGTAGATCTTTCGGAGAAAGGGATTCATGAAGCCCACGAAGCGGGCAAATTGATGCAGCGGGAAGGGCTGACCTTTGATGTGGCGTACACATCGTATCTGAAAAGAGCGATCAAAACGTTGTTTTTTGCACTTGAGGAGATGGATCTGCTGTGGATTCCCGTATATAAAACCTGGCAGCTGAACGAACGCCACTACGGGGCCCTTCAGGGACTCAGCAAGCTGGATACAGCCAAAAAATACGGCGATGAGCAGGTGATGTTATGGCGCCGAAGCTATGACGTGCTCCCTCCTTCGCTGACAAAAGACGACGAACGTTACCCGCGGAACGATATCCGCTACAAGGACGTGGAGGACAAATACATCCCGCTCACGGAAAGCCTGAAGGAAACGGTGGTCCGGGTTGAAGATTATTGGAACCGGGAGATTGCACCGCAGATCAAGGACGGCAAAAAAGTAATTATCGCCGCACATGGCAACAGTCTGAGAGCATTGATTAAATATTTGGAGAACATTGGCAACCAGGAAATTCTGGATTTGAACATTCCAACGGGAACGCCGCTTGTTTATAAGCTGGATGACGACTTGAAGCCAATAGATAAATATTACCTGGGCAGTGAAGAACGCACGGAACAGAAAATCGAGAAAGTGGCCGATCCGGGAAAAATCATGGAATAAAAGCTATGTCTGTTATGGCTTCCGTTCTTAGATCTCCCCAAGACTGGGGATATCTGCAGATAACGCCGGGAATTGAACATCTGCTGCTTTCTTGTCGGCCTTTGTTCCGGTATGCAGCAGTTGCTCATAATAAGAAATACGCGAAAATGAACAGGGCCCCCTCAGCGGGAGCCCTGTATTTTTATTATTGTGTTCCTTTAAGAGGGGGAGAACAGGCATTTAAATCATGATCGGAGTTGACCTCTCTACAGCGTGAGGGTCAGTACGCCGGCACAGCCTGAAACCTGGCGGTAGCTGGCTTTAAATCCAGCTTTGTTCAGCTTTGGCAGAAATTCATCAGCGGCTATATACCATTCTTCTTCATCCCAGCGATCGCCGGCTGCCAATCGGCAGCGCTCGCGATCCTGGGAGGTCCGGAATCCGATATCGCCGATCGCGATCACCCCGTCCTGCCGAAGACGTCCGGCGAATAGTCTGAGCAGCTGAATTTTTCGATCGTCGTCGACATGATGAAAAGCGTAAGTGGACAAGATGCAGGAGAAGGTAACCCCCATAATCGGCCCGGGAATCCCCTCCGCAAAATCAGCTTTATAGAATCGCCCTTTAGGCATACGTTCTGCAGCAATACGGAGCATTTCCTCGGAAAAGTCCAAACCTGTAATTTCATGGCCCTGCTCATATAACTCCTGACTTAACCGCCCTGTACCGATGCCGATATCCAAGATCGATAATGTGCTTCCCGCAGGGCGCTGATTTCTGCAATATTTCAACACTTCATCATAACCTTCAAAAGGGTATCCTTGCGTCCGGTCTACCGTTTGCTCATATTCCGGGGCCCATTGATTAAAACCTTGTTTGTCCATCGAACAGCACCTCGCCTTGTCTTTTGCTTCTCTATGAAATATAACATGGTAGTGCACGGAATGACGGGGAGAAAATGATTATAGCTAAACTCGAAAAAACCAAAGGGCAAAATAGACAAAAAAAGGACAAAAACCCTCGTAAAAAGCATGCTACAAGGGCTTTTGTCCGGGTGCCCATTCTCAGGACACCCATCATGGGAGAGGAGAAACCGGATGAAGATCTTATGGGGAAACGTAAGTCTTCTCCGCGGTTGTCTACGACATTTGGTGATGTCGATATCTTCATTATGTCCGGCGGATGCCGGAATATACATCGCCGCCCAAAAAAAGCCTGCGGCGGATCTCGGCTATTTTTCAAGCGGCCGTTGTTGTGGTACGATAACGACATAAATTGAGGACACGGCATGGCATGTGTGGATAGACAAGGAGAGAAGAAATGTGCGTGTAATTTCGGGAAGCGCCCGCGGAAGGGCGCTTAAAGCCGTTCCCGGTATGGGAACGAGGCCTACGACCGATAAGGTGAAGGAGGCTATCTTCAGCATCATCGGTCCTTATTTTGACGGGGGAAACGTGCTGGATTTGTTCGCCGGAACCGGCGGACTTGGCATTGAGGCGCTCAGCCGCGGCATGGACAAAGGTGTGTTTATCGACATGGATTATAAAGCACTCGAGACGATTAAAGCCAATCTAAAGCAGACCGGGTTGACTGCTCAAGCCGAGGTTTATAAAAATGACGCCGAACGGGCTTTAAAGGCTTTGGCCAAAAGAGAGATATGTTTTGATCTTGTTTTTCTTGATCCGCCTTATCGGTTGAAACACGGCACCGAGCTGATGCTGAAGCTGGAGGAATTGGGATTGGTGTCCGAGAACGCGGTGGTGATGCTCGAATATGAATCTTCCTATGAATACCCGGAAGAAGCAGGCGGTTTTCGCCTAACCAGAAAAGCCGTTTACGGCGAGACAGCCGTCTCCATTTACCGGAGGGAAACCGGACAAGCCCGGGTTCAGCCGGCGGTTCAGGGAGAAGATGCCGATCAGGATGAGACGAGCAGTGGAGAGGAGATTTTATGAGCACCGAGGAAAGAAACCTGTCTGATACAACCAGACCCCTTAGAGTAGCCGTATACCCCGGCAGCTTTGATCCGGTAACGATGGGGCATATCGATATTATCCAGCGGGCGGCGCGTCAGTTTGACATATTGATTGTGGCTGTCCTGAATAATTTAAGCAAGAAACCGCTGTTTACCGTCGAAGAGCGCAAGGATTTGTTGAGGCAGTCCACCCGGCATCTTCCCAATGTCGAGGTGGACAGCTTCCGTGACCTGCTTGTGAATTATATGAGAAACAAACAGGCTGACGTTATTGTAAGAGGTATCCGTTCTGTAACGGATTTTGAATATGAACTGCAAATGGCTTCAACAAACCAAAAGCTCAGCAGCGAGGTTGAGACGATTTTTATGATGACCAACCCCAAATATTCTTATCTAAGCTCCAGTGTAGTCAAAGAAATTGCCATGTTCCATGGGGACGTATCCACTTTGGTCCCGCCCGAGGTGGAAGCGGCATTAAAGGTTAAAACGGCAGAAAGAGCCTCGGATTCAAAGGTTTGATGGCTCAAAGGTCTGACGGCTCAAACCAGTGCCCGGATGAAATCCGGTCAGACTTGATGGCGCATCTTGCGTCTCCAAATGAAGGTGAACAGGATCATGGAGCCAAGCAGCAGGGCGAACAGAGCCGTTTGCCAGCCCAGCAATCCCCACAGGGGGAGCCCACCTGACAGTAAAAGATCCGATTGTGTCTTAAAGTCCGCCAGGCTGTCGCGGTAAGCGGGGACGGTATGCGGAAAGAGGCTGGTCACCGGGTTCCAGATAAGCAAAGTAATCAGATAGGCATAAGCGCCGTGCAGCAGTCTGGTGAGCAGAAATCCCCTGCTGCCGATGCCAGCCGGCTTGAGAACGGCCCTCACCTGAAAATAGCTGCATAAACCGCCCCAGCCCAGACCGGCTCCGATCAGGGCAGCCTGAAGCGCAGGGGAGCCTGGGCCGGATTCGGCCAGCCGGAAGCTGCCCAGATGGACTTCGAGCAGGCCAGGTATGATATAGTCGGGGAAACCTTTTGGCAGGACGCGGGAGATAACCTGTATGATCAAAGCAAAGATCAGCATGTAACCGCCTACGCTGAGCAGGGTCTGCACGGCAACAGATACGGTATCTCCAAGCAGTCTGCCGAAGCTGCGGCCGTCGAGGCGGCGCGCATTTTCAGTGCTGCGGATCACTTGACGGATTAGGGAGGTTTTCGTCGTCTGTCCGGCGGGTTTGCCTGGTGAAGCCGATGCGGATGTCGACACTGTTGCTGATGCTGTTGCGGTTGCGGAATCATGTGGTCGCCGCAGCCAGCCCATAGTGAGGCCTGCCGTAAGTCCTGCGGCAATATGAATGGCGGCCAGAAGCACGCCAAGCGCCGGAGTGTGCATAAATCCCGTACCGACAACAACAACAATCAGCATCGGATTGCAGAAATGAGCTGCCGCGGAAAGCCTGGCGGCTTCTCCTGCTGTCAGCTTATGCTGTCCGTGCAGCCTGGCAGCCGATTCAGCGGCAGCCGGGAAGCCGGCAATGAGGCCAAGGGGGAGCAGAAAGCCGCTTTCTCCAGGAATGCGGAATAACCGACGGGTCAAGGGATCAAACAAGGTTCCCAGGCCGTGGACCAGCCCGTAAGCTATCATCATTTCCGACAGGACAAGGAAGGGCAGCAAGGCGGGAAACACAATATGCCACCAGACCGTCAG includes the following:
- the rsmD gene encoding 16S rRNA (guanine(966)-N(2))-methyltransferase RsmD; this translates as MRVISGSARGRALKAVPGMGTRPTTDKVKEAIFSIIGPYFDGGNVLDLFAGTGGLGIEALSRGMDKGVFIDMDYKALETIKANLKQTGLTAQAEVYKNDAERALKALAKREICFDLVFLDPPYRLKHGTELMLKLEELGLVSENAVVMLEYESSYEYPEEAGGFRLTRKAVYGETAVSIYRRETGQARVQPAVQGEDADQDETSSGEEIL
- the coaD gene encoding pantetheine-phosphate adenylyltransferase gives rise to the protein MSTEERNLSDTTRPLRVAVYPGSFDPVTMGHIDIIQRAARQFDILIVAVLNNLSKKPLFTVEERKDLLRQSTRHLPNVEVDSFRDLLVNYMRNKQADVIVRGIRSVTDFEYELQMASTNQKLSSEVETIFMMTNPKYSYLSSSVVKEIAMFHGDVSTLVPPEVEAALKVKTAERASDSKV
- the gpmA gene encoding 2,3-diphosphoglycerate-dependent phosphoglycerate mutase; protein product: MYTLVLLRHGESVYNQGNLFTGWTDVDLSEKGIHEAHEAGKLMQREGLTFDVAYTSYLKRAIKTLFFALEEMDLLWIPVYKTWQLNERHYGALQGLSKLDTAKKYGDEQVMLWRRSYDVLPPSLTKDDERYPRNDIRYKDVEDKYIPLTESLKETVVRVEDYWNREIAPQIKDGKKVIIAAHGNSLRALIKYLENIGNQEILDLNIPTGTPLVYKLDDDLKPIDKYYLGSEERTEQKIEKVADPGKIME
- a CDS encoding tetratricopeptide repeat protein is translated as MGKLFIFFILWRILGNPLLAILVLLIVVYLLDRRFVGIFPSLTKPFKRRRHITKLRQQIAASPFDVSSKRELARLLIEQKRYREAMRLLDESLAYSEESAEFWADYGLASLGVGQLEEGEQRILKAFGLNERVQYGQPYLKLASAFRNEAPAKALHYAEQFRGIQSSSIEAYYLLGRLYQGLERKEDAKSAYEEALLIYRQLPKYKKRQERGFALRSYLKKISL
- a CDS encoding class I SAM-dependent methyltransferase, with the translated sequence MDKQGFNQWAPEYEQTVDRTQGYPFEGYDEVLKYCRNQRPAGSTLSILDIGIGTGRLSQELYEQGHEITGLDFSEEMLRIAAERMPKGRFYKADFAEGIPGPIMGVTFSCILSTYAFHHVDDDRKIQLLRLFAGRLRQDGVIAIGDIGFRTSQDRERCRLAAGDRWDEEEWYIAADEFLPKLNKAGFKASYRQVSGCAGVLTLTL
- a CDS encoding GNAT family N-acetyltransferase; this encodes MLIDAKRDFGLDHSEVTELLELAVHEDEEALAAAKALYQAEDNGYLLRLYQEEGETLGLIGFHMDPESGTLTIQHICVFPEYRNQGFGRGLILEALMEQSPDTIKAVVDEEAADFYRNIGFIVTSHGVTASGDEQFLCVYHAVEREDEF
- the rpiA gene encoding ribose-5-phosphate isomerase RpiA is translated as MNGKQAAGYRAVEWVKPGMTVGLGTGSTAYWAIQRIGERVKEGLEIKAIATSKASEKLARELNIPLFEAADIPHIDLTIDGADEVDPQMCLIKGGGGALLREKMVALKSDKLIVVADASKDVPVLGIFKLPIEVVPFACEWTLEHLRKQYDVPMEFRQQDGSIYVTDNGNYIVDASFGRITDPEKLAAELKAMTGVVDHGLFVGIAETVVLGNEDGTVTVRTR